The window ACTTTCTCTTGCTTCTCTTAAAGCAATTTTCACTTTATTTTTAAAGTCAGCTTTAGAAGATCCGGCTTGGGATTCTTCATAATTAGCACCTATTGAAGTAGCTGATTTTCCAAGTTGAAATCTTATTAATTTACTTTCAGAATCATTGGGAAGTGTTCTTAAAAATTTAAGACAATTAACCCCAAATGTAAAAGTTCTTGTAAGTAAATCATTTTGTCTCATCTCTACTTGTATTACTTTTAACTTGGCTCTTTTTACTTTTTTATAGAATTAACATTGCGTCACCGTAAGAATAGAATTTATACTTTTCTTTTACGGCTTCTTCATAAGCATGCATTACGAAATCTCTTCCAGCAAATGCAGCAATCATCATCAATAATGTTGACTTCGGTGTGTGGAAGTTGGTAATCATTGAAGTAGCCACTCCAAAATCGTGAGGCGGATAGATGAATTTATTAGTCCATCCGTTGAAAGCGGAAATCTTTTTGTTTGAAGAAACAGAAGTTTCCAAAGCTCTCATGGTAGTAGTCCCTACTGCACATACTCTTCTGTGAGATTCTACTGCTCTGTTGATCAGCTCAGCATTTTTCTCATCAATGATGATCTCTTCAGATTCCATTTTGTGCTTAGAAAGATCTTCTACCTCAATTGGGTTGAAAGTTCCTAATCCTACGTGAAGAGTTACTTCTGCAAAATTGATCCCTTTGATCTCCAATCTCTTCATCAAATGCTTAGAGAAGTGAAGACCTGCTGTAGGGGCAGCTACTGCTCCTTCCACTTTGGCATAAATCGTCTGATATCTTTCAGCATCTTCCGGCTCTACTGCTCTTTTGATATATTTTGGAAGCGGAGTTTCTCCCAATTCTTTTAGTTTCGTTCTGAATTCGTCGTAAGATCCGTCGAATAAGAATCTTAATGTTCTTCCTCTTGAAGTAGTGTTATCAATAACCTCAGCCACCAAAGACTCATCTTCTGTGAAGAATAATTTGTTACCAATTCTGATTTTTCTTGCAGGATCTACCAAAACGTCCCAAACTCTGGTCTCTTTATCAAGTTCTCTTAATAAGAAAACCTCAATTTTAGCCCCTGTTTTTTCTTTATTTCCGTAAAGACGTGCAGGGAAAACTTTAGTATTGTTGAAGATGAACAAATCATTTTCATCAAAATAATCCACTACATCCTTGAATAATTTGTGCTCGATAGTCTGTGTTTTTCTATCAAGTACCATTAGTCTCGCTTCGTCTCTGTGTTCAGATGGGTGTTCTGCTAATAATTCCGCAGGAAGATCAAAATTAAAATCTGATGTTTTCATTTTTTAAATTACGGTTTAAAAATTACTGAAATTACAAGGTGTAATTTTCGGAGTGCAAATATACGACATTGAACACCCCTTTGTCAAGTATTATTTACAATCAAATATAAAACCGTGATTTTACGGGGATTTCCGAAGCTTAAAAAGAGTAATTTTAGCAAAATTTAAATTTAACATAGAACCTTTAAGTAAAATGTACTTAACTGATAGTCTGACTTCTAAATCATCCCTAATTTGAAACCTCCGCCAATTACTTAAAAACTAAAATATGACACCCATGATCATGAAAACAATGAGAAAGAAGATGAAAAACAGCCCGCAGCATTCCAAATTAAATCCTGAAAAGTAACAAAAGGGAATATAAACTCGACAAACTAAAATAACAACACAGCAAATTAAAAAATGATAATCATGAGTAAATATTCAATTGAAGCATTTATCAACGAAACAAAAGAGAATCCGCAGCAGAGAGATTACTTTGAACTGGAAACAAAACATCTCCTTGAAATTAACCTTAATCATCAGGCAGTATGGACCAAAAAAGGGAGTATGGTGAGCTATGCGGGGAATATCAATTTTGAAAGACAGGGAATGCTTTCCGGAGGAATTGGAAATCTTTTGAAGAAAGCAATCAGCGGTGAAGGAGCCAGCCTGATGAAAGCAGAAGGCACCGGAAAACTCTATGTAGCTGATTCCGGAAAGAAAGTCCGTATTTTATACCTGAATAATGAATCTGTATGTGTAAACGGAAATGATGTCCTTGCCCACGAGCAAAGCGTAAAAAGCGATATTACCATGCTGAAAAGTATTGCAGGAATGATGTCCGGAGGTCTTTTTCAGGTAAAACTTTCAGGAACCGGACATATCGCCATTACCACACACGGTGATCCACTTACCTTAGTCGTAACGCCCGAAACTCCTGTTTTCACAGATCCTAATGCTACCGTTGCGTGGTCCGGAAACTTAGTCCCGGAGCTGAAAACCAATGTTTCATTCAAAAGCCTTATCGGCAGAGGAAGCGGCGAAGAATTCCAGATGAAATTCTCAGGACACGGATGGGTACTGATTCAGCCTTATGAAGAGGTGTATTATATGGAAAAATAAAGCAGGCCTATCTTAAGAAGTGATTTAAAATATTCGTAATAACTAAAATTGCAGCCTATGAACCCTTTCATCAAGTTATTTTTTGTAATCATAATGTTACCCCATGTAATGATTGCCCAGACTTCAAAGAAAAATTACGAATACACCATCGATCTTCTTCACATGTCTGATGATGAAGTACGGGTCTCTTTTTCGCCTCCTAAGAATAATCTAAAGCAGGGCAAATTTATCATTCCCAAACTGGTACCCGGATTTTATCAGGCTATGAATTTCGGACAGTATGTTTCTGATTTCACAGCTACCGATAAAAACGGCAAAAAAGTAAAAACCGAACGCCTTGATACCAACAGCTGGATGGTGCACGATCTTAATCATGTCAGGAAAATATCTTATCAGGTAGCGGATGGCTGGGATTCTCTGGAAAAAGAATCTCATGAAGCCCGATCTGCCGGCAGTATGTTTATCAAAGACAGTGTTTTTGTGATCAATTATAACTCTTTAGTAGGATATTTTGAAGAAATGAAAGATATTCCTTACCAGATTACCATTACAAAGAATAAGGGTTTCTATGCTTCATCCGCTTTGGATTATAAACAGAAAAATAAAAATACGGATAAGGTGTGGGCAAAGGATTACCGGGAACTGGTAGATTCTCCTGTCCTATACGCTGTTCCGGATACTACCTGGCTGAAAATAGGCCATACTAAGGTGTTGGTATCATTTTATAACAAAAAAGAAAGGAATTATTCTAAAACCATTGCCCGCGAAATAGAAAACATTCTGAAAAATCAGCAGGATTATCTTGGCGGAACCTTACCCGTCAACAAATATGCTTTTCTGATTTATTATGAATCTTCCCATGAGAACGGATATCTGGGAGACGGCCTGGAACACTCTCACTCTACAGTGTGCCTGTACCGTTCCGGAGATATGAAATTTATTCCGCATGCTTTAAACAGGGTTGCTTCCCATGAGTTTTTCCATGTGGTTACACCGCTCAATATTCATTCGGGAGAAATTCAGCACTATGATTTCCTGAATCCCGTTATGTCTGAACATCTTTGGCTGTACGAAGGAATGACTGAGTATGCCACCATCCATATGCCCATTAAGCAAAAAATGATCAGTCTGGAAGATTTTGAAAAAAGCCTGGAAGAAAAAATCAAAGGCATGAAAAGTTTTGACAACACGCTGTCCTTTACGGAAATGAGCAAAAAATCTATGGAAAGGCAGGATCAGTATATGAATTTCTATATGAAAGGAGCATTGCTTGGTCTGTGCCTGGATATAAGATTAAGAGAACTTTCTAACGGAAAAACGGGAACTCAGGATCTGATGCAAATGCTTATGAAAAAGTATGGAGCAGGTAAATATTTCAATGATGATGAGCTGTTTGACGAAATTACCAAAATGACCTTTCCGGAGATCCGTGCGTTTTTCAGAGATTATATTGAGGGTACCCAACCCATTCCTCTAAAAGAATATTTAGAAAAAGCAGGTTTCAATTATGATGAAGCTACCGGAAAGGTGACTTCTCTACCCAACCCGGATGCAAAGCAAATGGCTTTAAGAAAAGCATGGGTTAATCAGTAGTTTTTAGGCGAAAGGGTGAAATTGCAGAGCATCCAGAATTCTCTTCCAGAGGCAATATGCATTGTTTAGATTCCTACAGAAAATCTGCG of the Chryseobacterium aureum genome contains:
- a CDS encoding four helix bundle protein; its protein translation is MRQNDLLTRTFTFGVNCLKFLRTLPNDSESKLIRFQLGKSATSIGANYEESQAGSSKADFKNKVKIALREARESHFWLRILEGLDGYDSEEFKALLNESNELKNILAAIVNNTKL
- the queA gene encoding tRNA preQ1(34) S-adenosylmethionine ribosyltransferase-isomerase QueA — protein: MKTSDFNFDLPAELLAEHPSEHRDEARLMVLDRKTQTIEHKLFKDVVDYFDENDLFIFNNTKVFPARLYGNKEKTGAKIEVFLLRELDKETRVWDVLVDPARKIRIGNKLFFTEDESLVAEVIDNTTSRGRTLRFLFDGSYDEFRTKLKELGETPLPKYIKRAVEPEDAERYQTIYAKVEGAVAAPTAGLHFSKHLMKRLEIKGINFAEVTLHVGLGTFNPIEVEDLSKHKMESEEIIIDEKNAELINRAVESHRRVCAVGTTTMRALETSVSSNKKISAFNGWTNKFIYPPHDFGVATSMITNFHTPKSTLLMMIAAFAGRDFVMHAYEEAVKEKYKFYSYGDAMLIL
- a CDS encoding AIM24 family protein, with translation MSKYSIEAFINETKENPQQRDYFELETKHLLEINLNHQAVWTKKGSMVSYAGNINFERQGMLSGGIGNLLKKAISGEGASLMKAEGTGKLYVADSGKKVRILYLNNESVCVNGNDVLAHEQSVKSDITMLKSIAGMMSGGLFQVKLSGTGHIAITTHGDPLTLVVTPETPVFTDPNATVAWSGNLVPELKTNVSFKSLIGRGSGEEFQMKFSGHGWVLIQPYEEVYYMEK
- a CDS encoding M61 family metallopeptidase, coding for MNPFIKLFFVIIMLPHVMIAQTSKKNYEYTIDLLHMSDDEVRVSFSPPKNNLKQGKFIIPKLVPGFYQAMNFGQYVSDFTATDKNGKKVKTERLDTNSWMVHDLNHVRKISYQVADGWDSLEKESHEARSAGSMFIKDSVFVINYNSLVGYFEEMKDIPYQITITKNKGFYASSALDYKQKNKNTDKVWAKDYRELVDSPVLYAVPDTTWLKIGHTKVLVSFYNKKERNYSKTIAREIENILKNQQDYLGGTLPVNKYAFLIYYESSHENGYLGDGLEHSHSTVCLYRSGDMKFIPHALNRVASHEFFHVVTPLNIHSGEIQHYDFLNPVMSEHLWLYEGMTEYATIHMPIKQKMISLEDFEKSLEEKIKGMKSFDNTLSFTEMSKKSMERQDQYMNFYMKGALLGLCLDIRLRELSNGKTGTQDLMQMLMKKYGAGKYFNDDELFDEITKMTFPEIRAFFRDYIEGTQPIPLKEYLEKAGFNYDEATGKVTSLPNPDAKQMALRKAWVNQ